The Hippocampus zosterae strain Florida chromosome 20, ASM2543408v3, whole genome shotgun sequence nucleotide sequence gtggttgtttttggcagaggataaagaatacatgccagAGGATGTTGTTCAATCTGTCCACatcaattctctttgtttgaagTTCCAACTAGCCTAAGACCGGCGATGAACAACTTGCAAACTTGTTTTTAGATGCGAGAATTGATCTACATTTGAATGCGCACCGTGTGCTGCCAATTCAGAGCGAGATGTTTCCCACTTGAGAGGGCATCCGCATGCTTAAcctcatgtttattattgtggtttgCGATTTCCAGTGGCGCGGAAGTGCCGCTGCTTCAGCTGTTTCTAATAAGTTGCAGTTGCACGCTAGCCCGCCGCAAATTACAAACCACAATATCGGTGTCAAGATGGCCTACCTCCCGTTTTATATTCATTCACCTTGAAATGACAACAACCAGGAAGTCtgaaagcttcttttttttttgtggtgcctCTTTTCCTTAGGGCGACCTCTCCGCATGCCAAAACCTGACCGTCCTCTACCTGTACAACAACCGCGTCACGCAGATCCACAACCTGGACTTCGCTTGTAACCTAACCCATCTGTACCTGCAGAACAACAATATCACACACATTGACAACCTGGCCCATCTGCAGAAGCTCTCCAAACTGTgagtgtcttattttttttttaaactttaccaTTTGTGGTCATCACCTTGAAAGACtctcgtgtgtatgtgtgcatgtgtgcgcgtgtgtgtgtgtgtgtgtgtgtgtgtgcgtgtgtgttttgcagcttcCTGGGCGGTAACAGGATCTCGCTTCTTGAGGGTTTGGAGAGCCTGGGGGAGCTCGAGGAACTGCACATGGAGAGTCAGAGGCTGCCCCCCAGGGAAAAACTGCATTTCGACCCCAGGACTCTACGCGCCCTGGCTGTATGAcccactttgcttttttttttaaataaataaaataaaattgccccTTACTGTCGGAAAAGTCGTCCGTCGACGGCGCACTTGAAAATGATGGAGCGAGGTCAGATGagaggctttaaaaaaagacgcgtgtgtgtgttgtgtggtaCAAGATGCCTCGGCGGGTTGGTGGTCCTTGTAAAGGGGATGTTGTTTGATGATGTCAAAGAGACCTGTGTGGCTCCGGTAACGGCCCAGGACGCGCTTGAGCTTCTTGTTTGTTTAGATCATTCAACGAAATTGCTGTGCAAATTGAAAGAGttccagatttaaaaaaaaattgaacatgtTGCCATGACACGTTATCGAGGCAACTAGGACGCCATGAGCGGTGGGATAAGATATTTTGCAGTCTCGCATGTATCAAGAGCTACACCAAAGTCTCAAAAGATTTCTGTTGTCGAACTCTCAGGAAATCTCACGAGATGTGGTGAAGTCTCGGATGTCAAAGTCTGGCAAGAATTGCGAAGTTCTCTGGAGAGTTTCTGAAGTCTCGTGGAATCGGCTGAAGTCTCCCGAAAAATAATGCCGAAGTCTCGCGTGACTTGAGCAAGTCTCGCAAGATTTGCTGACATGTAGCGTGACTTCATGGCTGATTATGATTCCGACTTTTGGTGCATATTTTACGATATAATAcagtcctgcttttttttccagaatttgtttttgggggcgggggcaaaTTTCTCATTTTTGCGAtgctaatgattttttttcccctccagaaaTCTCTGCGCGTCCTCAacatcagcaacaacaacatcgACGAAATAGCCGACCTCGCCGCGCTCTGGGAAATTCGATATTTTTACGCCGCTGACAACAAGCTTCGCAACGTGGAggtaaaaaaatctatatattcTCGGCCTTTAAAAGGCCAATCGGGACGCGTGATTAGCTTGACGGCGCTTGTGTAAGCTGTACGCGGCCAGGCGTGAAATGAGATGGAGATACGGCGTTCTAACACAACCAAATCCTGCAAATCCCACCGTCGGCTCGAATGACCCTCCCGGGGGTCGGAATTATTCAACAAATCAGCGACGCGCTCCCCGGAGGATTTTGCTCACTGACGGCTTCAAACGAGCGCCAGTTTctcaccccctcccaccccccacccctaaacTGCTTTTCTCACATCTCCAAATTTGGAATCGGGGTTAGCTAATTTTCAACCGTTGCGCTAACCGCTTTCTCGCTTCGTGAAGGTTCGTCCGAATTCAAACGTCAGGGGCGGCCATTGAACTATTTCtcccatttttctttgaatgtatttttgcgTTAAAATTCACAAATTGAGAGACCGTTTTGACAATCCAAACTGTTTACAGTCACGGGATCTtacgtgacatttttttggggctatTTTTTGTTCGTTTATTTGTTGCGTCGGCTCACGTTCATTGAACTGTGAAGTCGATCCCGTgacgtgggtttttttcgggtgtGCGGGAAACACATTGGGCTGTGATTTGAAATTGCCATCACTTCCCTCATCGCCACTTGTATTTAGAGAGCTTCGTTGTGAATACAAggtatctttttttggggggggggggctgcattttatacatttatacaAGCTGTCTGCCTCTATTGATCCCCTCAAAACATTCCAAGAGGATCAATCGGCTCTTGTGGAAAAAATGGacctcccattaaaaaaaaaaaaaaagatgatgacagGCAGTCAGCCCCCGGGTGACAAATGGGGGGAGCATCTTCATCCGCAATCGAAGCCCCCCGCTCCCCACCACTCAAATGCAGGTTCATAACTGGCCCAATCATTAGCCCGGCTGAGGCCGAACTCGCAACTCCCCACTGTAGCGGCGGTGAGGTGGGGGTGCGTTAGCCTCGGTGGCGGCGAGGGGGCTTCTGACTGACGGCCCTGACACGATCATTTATCAAAGCCGTGCTCAGGGGTcccagaccccccacccccaccccacccctgcgCTATGCAGCCCCCGCCACCCCTCTGAACTGATTGCAGCGCCACTCGGCAAAAGTGGAAGCGCTTTTGGCAAAGACAGGAAGGCAATGAACAATCAGAGCGTGTCCAGAGGGTCTTCATATTTCCACGGCGTGGATTAATGTGCCTTTTGGATAAACATACAAGTGAAGGCCCCCTCGGGGaggggcggcgggcgggggggcACTTGTAGTTAACACGACACCGGCAACggtatttattaaaacaaaCTGATGTGTTGTTTATGGAATTTGTATTCGACATCCTTCCCTGCTTGTTTCTGGTGAGGAGTGAGTAACGAATTTTtatgtgacacccccccccccctcctcaaccCCCCCAGGAGCTCGAGAGCGTGTCGGGGTCCTGGCCTTGGCTCGTTCAAATGGATTTGCGCGGAAATCCCGTGTGTAAAACGGCCAAGTACCGAGACCGACTGATCACGGCGTGCAAGGCGCTCGGTAAATAAAGAAGCTCTcgtattttcaaaaaattaaaatgcagaAATGAGCCAGGCACTCATTGTTTTttggtgtggtttttttttggtggctgcAGAGGTGCTGGATGGCCGTGACATTCACGAGGTGACCAGAGAGTTTCTGGTGAAATGGGAAGCGTCTAAAGAagccaagaagaaaaagaaggaggcGCTGTTGAACCCTCCTTTAATGAGTAAGACACTTTTTGGTCAattctgattctttttttaaaaaattcgattcatataataatattaatccGTGAATTCTCAACGGATAATCCGGGTACCGCTTCTcaattaaatgttaaaaaatgtgtATCGTTTGGTTT carries:
- the ppp1r42 gene encoding protein phosphatase 1 regulatory subunit 42, with the protein product MVTLTTELIVNSRNFKKKKGRLSLQYDLRTLTHLHFSGQNIEDIGDLSACQNLTVLYLYNNRVTQIHNLDFACNLTHLYLQNNNITHIDNLAHLQKLSKLFLGGNRISLLEGLESLGELEELHMESQRLPPREKLHFDPRTLRALAKSLRVLNISNNNIDEIADLAALWEIRYFYAADNKLRNVEELESVSGSWPWLVQMDLRGNPVCKTAKYRDRLITACKALEVLDGRDIHEVTREFLVKWEASKEAKKKKKEALLNPPLMNNASKGQGAYPLRACCLARAQGWKLLPPPPPPPQKQQQQPRRVQLLKSSLYRRLNRMAVTADANKKITR